The Oryzias melastigma strain HK-1 linkage group LG3, ASM292280v2, whole genome shotgun sequence genome contains a region encoding:
- the eva1a gene encoding protein eva-1 homolog A — translation MASTPTESPTMEVKGVPQEMALLSNLLAAYTFIADQPERTALVFLGGVCAGLLVTLCAIVFQIHCRADCHYGNSNDLHQRHKSKRHQRHRHSCISNPHGDGNPVNACAVVTSGGIGATGDSQQDDMDDTSDLSARRRRRFERALVQATMFTSSEELDRAQRLEERERILREIWMNGQPEINTVTQSLNRYY, via the exons ATGGCGAGCACTCCGACAGAAAGCCCCACCATGGAGGTGAAGGGGGTCCCTCAGGAGATGGCGCTGCTCAGCAATTTACTGGCAGCGTACACCTTCATTGCAG ACCAACCTGAGAGGACAGCCCTGGTGTTTCTCGGCGGTGTGTGTGCTGGCCTTCTAGTCACGCTGTGCGCCATCGTCTTCCAGATCCACTGTCGTGCCGACTGCCACTACGGCAACAGCAATGATCTTCATCAGCGTCACAAGAGCAAGCGGCATCAACGCCACAGGCACAGCTGCATCTCAAATCCTCATGGTGACGGTAACCCCGTCAACGCTTGTGCTGTTGTGACCTCCGGAGGAATTGGAGCTACCGGAGACAGTCAGCAGGACGACATGGACGACACATCTGATCTTTCAGCGAGGAGACGCAGACGCTTCGAGAGGGCTCTGGTGCAGGCCACCATGTTTACATCCTCTGAGG agCTGGACCGTGCTCAGCGACTAGAAGAACGAGAACGCATCCTCCGGGAGATCTGGATGAACGGACAACCAGAAATCAATACAGTCACTCAAAGCCTCAACAGATACTACTGA